The following are from one region of the Anaeropeptidivorans aminofermentans genome:
- a CDS encoding VWA domain-containing protein codes for MKKRGFKRGIAFLLAVIMVFSASEFPAGAFALAGTVIGQENAVPDESPSEEESSEEENTEDIENPAEDNNPIEEEKNEEGETPTESENPAESETPVESETPTEDETPAEGETPTEEEIPIEGETPAEGETPTESETPIEGEIPPVPEAPAEVENPFADMEFSIELMTDALYLLADQYGYDREIVDWLLYHSSEDFGYLEYIYGLIINEPETIPYFLEGVSERKYYYENPEASSQDPVYKEEELKDEENPEIAAAAEEFSMYIENIVAEREEEASEEKEGTEFYYPALFSTRLALFSLSPPETKTTEMGDGQYIRKTIKKLDTFRHYQVDLELRAKKEITELPGKSLDIALIFDTSGSMEGTNLNGAKDAVKAFVNGFPTKEENGQQIFKDDVRISIISFNTNAEIKKELTNNPQQVINAIQNLSANGGTNIQDGILKAKNSLGVNDGDNLNNSDRKKIMILLSDGEPTNIATDEWTYNEYQFDRNKHGFSKPSLYNSTKRWTYTSYAFTKTILWIFSTDYFEIKFGDRAFERQDIYRSDWFSPIAPIGSTTTALRQQVTLAEAQYAANQGIDLYTVAYTGNQNLKDLLEKMTYAMNGSPSFNSNLSDNVFKGGISLSDIPHYEGKRAFAANNTGDLKAIYAELQGEIFKNLISFTVEDTLEANFEFVEFAENTENDNEANGDDISVSENKITWETSLDNRFEGDYGTGRLSFIVKVIDADIWEKGAGLDGSAIEKQPLATSTSVEYTPTSSSEPATVYLEEQPIMPVDPLVNGTASVVLSSTKDPAEAILLGDAIDLIGTITNGNASFSYQWYNGDDPSPTEAIPNANGTIAFGYGNNLTIAIPNTAVEGLKPEGNSSYTLFIKDEKAAAAGYENERVLGVNIPVAVEVFEPKLTVKVQGGSSDIDGRFETRVIKTLENNHASSWYFMGLAEKTYTNNDNIERGTYSAEAYVPYGYKATGGEAVEIILTKDGNDDWTGYEKEITIEIEKDDPLFFFDWAWFGGSFINAVLFRWEG; via the coding sequence ATGAAAAAGAGAGGCTTTAAAAGGGGTATTGCATTTCTGCTGGCAGTTATTATGGTGTTTTCTGCATCGGAATTTCCTGCAGGGGCATTTGCTTTGGCTGGCACAGTAATTGGTCAGGAAAATGCAGTACCAGATGAATCGCCTTCAGAAGAAGAATCGAGTGAAGAAGAAAACACCGAAGATATCGAAAATCCTGCAGAAGATAACAATCCTATAGAAGAAGAAAAGAATGAAGAGGGTGAAACGCCTACAGAAAGTGAAAATCCGGCAGAGAGCGAAACTCCAGTGGAAAGTGAGACGCCTACAGAAGACGAAACGCCTGCAGAGGGCGAAACCCCTACGGAAGAGGAAATACCGATAGAAGGAGAAACACCTGCAGAAGGCGAAACGCCAACAGAGAGTGAAACACCTATAGAAGGCGAAATTCCTCCGGTTCCAGAAGCACCTGCAGAGGTTGAAAATCCATTTGCCGATATGGAATTTTCTATTGAATTAATGACAGACGCCCTCTATCTTTTAGCAGACCAATATGGCTATGACAGGGAAATCGTTGATTGGCTCCTGTATCACAGCTCGGAAGACTTCGGATATTTAGAGTATATATATGGCTTAATAATTAATGAACCGGAGACGATTCCTTATTTTCTTGAAGGCGTCAGCGAAAGAAAATATTATTATGAAAACCCCGAAGCATCTTCTCAAGACCCAGTCTACAAGGAAGAGGAATTGAAAGATGAAGAAAACCCTGAAATAGCGGCCGCTGCAGAAGAGTTCAGCATGTATATAGAAAATATTGTTGCTGAACGAGAAGAGGAAGCCTCAGAGGAAAAAGAAGGAACAGAATTTTATTATCCTGCGCTTTTCAGCACAAGGCTTGCACTTTTTAGCCTTTCTCCTCCCGAAACAAAAACAACTGAGATGGGAGACGGCCAATATATCAGAAAGACCATAAAAAAGCTTGATACATTCAGGCATTATCAGGTTGACCTTGAGCTAAGGGCTAAGAAAGAGATAACAGAATTGCCTGGGAAAAGCCTGGACATAGCACTTATTTTTGATACATCAGGAAGTATGGAAGGTACTAATTTAAATGGTGCGAAAGATGCTGTCAAAGCCTTTGTAAACGGCTTTCCAACGAAGGAAGAAAATGGGCAACAGATTTTTAAAGATGATGTTCGGATCAGTATAATTTCCTTCAATACAAATGCAGAAATTAAGAAAGAGCTTACGAACAATCCTCAGCAGGTTATAAACGCCATTCAAAACTTAAGTGCTAACGGCGGTACGAATATTCAAGACGGTATTTTAAAAGCAAAAAACTCTTTAGGAGTAAATGACGGGGATAATCTTAACAATTCCGACAGGAAAAAAATAATGATACTTTTATCCGACGGAGAGCCCACCAATATTGCTACTGATGAGTGGACTTATAATGAGTATCAGTTTGATAGGAATAAACATGGTTTTTCTAAGCCTAGTCTTTATAATTCAACAAAACGGTGGACTTATACGAGCTATGCATTTACAAAGACTATTTTATGGATTTTTTCTACAGACTATTTCGAGATAAAATTTGGGGATAGAGCCTTTGAAAGGCAGGATATATATAGGTCAGATTGGTTTTCCCCAATAGCGCCTATAGGAAGCACCACTACTGCTCTCAGACAGCAGGTAACCTTAGCCGAAGCACAATATGCCGCTAACCAAGGCATAGATTTATATACTGTAGCCTATACAGGCAATCAGAACCTTAAGGACCTTTTAGAAAAAATGACCTACGCCATGAACGGTTCCCCAAGCTTTAACAGTAATCTATCAGACAATGTGTTTAAAGGCGGTATTTCTCTTTCAGATATTCCTCATTATGAAGGAAAAAGAGCCTTTGCAGCCAATAATACAGGGGATCTGAAAGCAATATATGCTGAGCTTCAAGGCGAGATTTTTAAGAATTTGATTTCCTTTACGGTAGAAGATACTTTGGAAGCAAACTTTGAGTTTGTAGAATTTGCGGAAAATACTGAAAATGACAATGAAGCTAACGGGGACGACATAAGCGTTTCTGAGAACAAGATTACTTGGGAGACCAGCCTTGACAATCGGTTTGAAGGTGATTACGGAACAGGAAGATTATCCTTTATAGTAAAGGTTATCGATGCGGATATTTGGGAAAAAGGTGCAGGGCTTGATGGAAGCGCTATTGAAAAACAGCCTTTAGCCACAAGTACCTCTGTTGAATATACGCCCACCAGCAGTTCAGAGCCTGCTACAGTATATCTTGAGGAACAGCCCATAATGCCCGTAGACCCTCTTGTTAACGGCACGGCGTCGGTAGTTCTTTCAAGCACGAAGGACCCCGCAGAAGCAATTCTTTTGGGAGATGCTATAGACCTTATAGGGACGATTACAAACGGAAACGCTTCTTTTAGCTATCAATGGTATAACGGAGATGACCCTTCACCAACGGAAGCAATACCAAACGCCAACGGAACGATTGCCTTCGGCTATGGAAATAATTTAACTATCGCTATCCCGAATACCGCAGTTGAAGGCCTGAAACCTGAAGGAAACAGTTCCTACACTCTTTTCATTAAAGATGAAAAGGCGGCAGCAGCCGGATATGAAAATGAGCGGGTTTTAGGTGTTAATATCCCCGTTGCAGTAGAGGTATTTGAACCTAAGCTTACAGTTAAGGTTCAAGGAGGAAGCTCCGATATCGACGGAAGGTTTGAAACAAGGGTTATAAAGACATTGGAAAATAATCATGCTTCCAGCTGGTATTTTATGGGCCTTGCTGAAAAAACATATACGAATAATGACAATATAGAAAGAGGAACATATTCCGCAGAAGCTTATGTACCATATGGATATAAGGCAACCGGCGGAGAAGCTGTTGAGATTATTCTTACAAAAGACGGAAACGACGACTGGACAGGATATGAAAAGGAAATAACAATTGAAATTGAAAAAGATGACCCATTGTTTTTCTTTGACTGGGCATGGTTCGGCGGAAGCTTTATAAATGCTGTGTTGTTCAGATGGGAGGGGTAA
- a CDS encoding SipW-dependent-type signal peptide-containing protein, with protein MKKTRIAGMVLGVLALAAGAMGTYAWFTASDSNVAINVKAATIVVESDDLKADINEDGYLPGESIVAKGVVVRNTGSREAVIKITPNVEAKSEGNAADEALKAALGNPEFTFAEGYNPTNVFQAGQDLYVFLDAKASFGAEEGKEVNISAGISEDLGGQTGQEGQSGEVTFNYTVTAVQGTKAAVAAEFPAVGNAFDSLYK; from the coding sequence ATGAAAAAGACAAGAATAGCAGGTATGGTATTAGGTGTATTAGCTTTAGCAGCGGGCGCAATGGGAACTTATGCATGGTTTACGGCTTCCGACAGCAATGTTGCAATCAATGTTAAAGCAGCAACGATTGTAGTAGAATCTGATGATTTAAAAGCAGATATTAATGAAGACGGCTATCTTCCGGGGGAATCTATTGTTGCCAAAGGTGTTGTAGTTCGGAATACAGGCTCCAGAGAAGCCGTAATAAAAATTACGCCGAATGTTGAGGCAAAATCAGAAGGAAATGCCGCAGACGAAGCTTTAAAAGCAGCCCTTGGAAATCCAGAGTTTACCTTTGCTGAAGGCTACAATCCTACGAACGTATTTCAAGCAGGTCAAGACCTTTACGTATTCCTTGATGCAAAAGCATCTTTCGGAGCGGAAGAGGGTAAGGAAGTTAATATTTCGGCAGGCATAAGCGAAGACCTTGGCGGACAGACAGGTCAAGAGGGCCAAAGCGGAGAAGTTACATTTAATTACACAGTTACAGCAGTACAGGGGACTAAAGCAGCTGTAGCAGCGGAGTTTCCGGCTGTAGGAAATGCATTTGATTCACTTTATAAATAA
- a CDS encoding Na+/H+ antiporter NhaC family protein: MNNLNDKKGNGIALLPFLIFVLIYLAAGIILNIKGVEMAFYQFPAPVAAVIGIIFAFILLKGSMNEKFGIFIKGCGEDNIIIMCTIYLLAGAFTSVSSAMGGVDSAVNLGLTLIPAQYITVGIFLISMFISVATGTSVGTIVAVGPIAIQLAEKGGLNLPLVLGSLVGGAMFGDNLSFISDTTIAATRTQEVSMKDKFRVGLDFALPATIVTIILLLIFGKPISTPESQEYAFNIIKIIPYIFVLIASIAGMNVFAVLTGGIVIAGLIGFGYGSFKGLDYVQQIYSGFTGMIDIFLLSMLTGGLANLVTKGGGLDWILHKISKMIKSKKSAELGISTLISLINASTANNTVSIIICGQLTKEVSKKYAVDSRKAATLLQTFSCVIQGIIPYGAQLLIAGSLSAGLMSPFEIAPYVWYCYILAIFAIVSIFTPFGTRYLRKNPQTDFEKETDLSPKQIA, translated from the coding sequence ATGAATAATTTAAATGACAAAAAAGGTAATGGAATCGCTTTATTGCCTTTTCTTATTTTTGTGCTTATATATTTGGCAGCGGGCATTATCTTGAATATAAAAGGCGTAGAAATGGCGTTTTATCAATTCCCTGCTCCCGTTGCGGCGGTTATAGGCATAATATTTGCATTTATTTTACTAAAGGGATCTATGAATGAAAAATTTGGTATATTTATCAAAGGCTGCGGTGAAGACAATATCATAATAATGTGTACTATATATTTGCTTGCAGGCGCATTTACCTCCGTATCAAGCGCTATGGGCGGAGTAGATTCTGCGGTTAATCTTGGTCTTACATTAATACCTGCTCAATACATAACTGTTGGAATTTTTCTAATATCTATGTTTATCTCTGTAGCTACAGGCACTTCTGTAGGAACAATAGTTGCAGTAGGTCCTATCGCTATCCAGCTGGCAGAAAAAGGAGGCTTAAATCTTCCTTTGGTGCTTGGTTCTCTTGTGGGGGGCGCTATGTTCGGCGATAATTTATCCTTTATATCAGATACTACCATCGCCGCCACAAGAACTCAGGAAGTATCTATGAAAGATAAATTCAGAGTAGGCCTTGATTTTGCATTGCCTGCAACAATAGTTACCATAATTCTTCTCTTAATATTCGGAAAGCCTATTTCTACTCCTGAAAGCCAGGAATATGCTTTCAATATAATTAAAATCATTCCTTACATATTTGTTCTTATAGCATCTATAGCAGGTATGAATGTATTTGCAGTTTTGACCGGTGGTATCGTAATCGCAGGGCTTATAGGCTTCGGTTACGGAAGTTTTAAAGGCCTTGACTATGTTCAGCAAATCTATTCGGGATTCACAGGTATGATAGACATTTTTCTTCTATCCATGCTTACAGGCGGCTTGGCTAATTTAGTAACAAAAGGCGGGGGGCTTGACTGGATACTTCATAAAATAAGCAAAATGATAAAGTCTAAAAAGTCCGCTGAGCTTGGCATAAGTACATTGATATCTCTTATAAACGCTTCCACCGCAAATAACACTGTATCAATCATAATATGCGGTCAGCTTACAAAGGAAGTATCTAAGAAGTATGCCGTTGATTCCAGAAAAGCCGCTACCCTTTTACAGACTTTCTCATGTGTTATACAGGGCATAATACCCTATGGCGCTCAGCTTCTGATAGCAGGAAGCCTTTCTGCAGGTCTTATGAGCCCATTTGAAATAGCCCCTTATGTTTGGTATTGCTACATATTGGCAATATTTGCAATTGTATCTATATTCACACCTTTTGGAACCAGATATTTAAGAAAAAATCCTCAAACAGATTTTGAAAAAGAAACGGACTTATCTCCTAAACAAATTGCTTAA
- a CDS encoding uroporphyrinogen decarboxylase family protein, with protein MRKEEMTPRERMDAFAKGEEIDRIICIPDMGATMTPFIGVKASDYYHSAELMSGLEIALFERLRHDSVGISTSLRGVAEAMGAKVAYPDYNISYLLEPAVKSVDEIESLKLPDPHKDGILPVLLEAIRLTRDALVDKVDVGAAMSGPFSVAASVAGTENLMKWMIKYPEKVHVLMDIVAEANNRYIEEVAKLGVSISFADPVSSTSLISPKQFREFSLPALKKNIKKIKEKTGSAPGIHVCGSSRDIWEDIVDAGISNFSIDNAEDLEEAKQVMGDRVIITGNVPPVDVVYAGKREAIFSSVKECIRKGHDSKKGYILSTGCQIPMHTPIENIEMFMEAGSLYGKYPLNLDLPIIS; from the coding sequence GTGAGGAAAGAAGAAATGACACCAAGGGAGAGAATGGATGCCTTTGCTAAGGGCGAAGAAATAGACCGCATAATCTGCATTCCCGATATGGGAGCGACTATGACACCCTTTATAGGCGTAAAGGCAAGTGATTATTACCATTCGGCAGAACTTATGTCAGGGCTGGAAATAGCGCTGTTTGAAAGGCTGCGCCATGATAGTGTCGGAATATCCACAAGCCTTAGAGGGGTTGCAGAGGCAATGGGTGCAAAGGTTGCTTATCCGGATTATAACATTTCATATTTGCTGGAGCCTGCTGTTAAGTCCGTAGATGAAATAGAATCCCTTAAACTCCCCGATCCCCATAAAGACGGTATCCTTCCTGTTTTATTAGAAGCTATCAGACTTACAAGGGATGCCCTTGTAGACAAGGTTGACGTAGGGGCCGCTATGTCCGGGCCTTTCAGCGTAGCCGCATCTGTAGCAGGCACAGAAAATCTTATGAAATGGATGATTAAGTATCCTGAAAAAGTACATGTTCTCATGGATATCGTAGCAGAAGCAAATAACAGATATATAGAAGAGGTTGCAAAATTAGGCGTATCGATAAGCTTTGCTGACCCTGTTTCATCAACAAGCCTTATAAGCCCTAAGCAATTCAGAGAATTTTCTTTGCCCGCCCTCAAAAAGAATATAAAAAAAATTAAAGAAAAGACCGGCAGCGCTCCGGGAATACATGTCTGCGGATCAAGCAGAGATATTTGGGAAGATATTGTAGATGCCGGAATTTCAAATTTCAGCATAGATAATGCAGAAGACTTGGAAGAGGCTAAACAGGTAATGGGAGACAGAGTGATTATAACAGGCAATGTTCCCCCCGTAGATGTTGTTTATGCAGGAAAAAGAGAAGCCATATTCAGTTCCGTAAAAGAATGTATACGAAAAGGCCATGATTCAAAGAAAGGATATATTTTAAGTACAGGCTGCCAAATTCCCATGCATACCCCTATAGAAAACATTGAAATGTTTATGGAGGCAGGCAGTTTATACGGCAAATATCCGTTGAATTTAGATTTGCCTATAATATCATAG